A region of the Candidatus Schekmanbacteria bacterium genome:
ACTCAAACAGGAGGTATACACACTGTTAATATGCTTTCTGTAGGAAATCATATGAATAGTAATGGCACATATAATTTACAAACAGGTAATATCAATGCAGGCACTGAATTTGTCGGAAATTCTGGAAATGGCACTTTTACTCAACAAGGCGGAACGAATGAAATTTTAAATTATCTCGCCATAGGCTTTGATTCTGGATCTTGCGGCAGTTATACTTTGCAAGGAGGTAATATTTCAGCAAATAATGAGTATATCGGATGGTCCGGAACAGGGGAGTTAACCCAAAGTGACGGTACTAATGCGATTGCAAACACACTTGACATAGCTGTCAATAGCGGGAGTTCAGGCACTTACAATCTTCAAGGCGGCATATTAATGGCAGCTAACATTGTAAACAATGGCACATTCAATTTCACAGGTGGAGAACTTAATGTTGAAAATTTTACCGGTGATCTTGTAAACAATGGTGGAATACTCGCGCCGGGAAATTCTCCGGGAGTAACCAATATTTTTGGAGATTATACTCAGAACAGTACGGCATCATTGCTTATGGAATTGGGAGGAATAACTCCGCAAAGTGAATACGACGTAGTTAATGTAACCGGAATATTAACACTCGGTGGAACACTTAATATAATGCTTTATGGCGGTTTTACTCCTACGAAAGGTGACAGCTTCGACATTCTCAACTGGGGCAGTATAGTAGGGAACTTTGATACCATCAATCTTCCTGAATTGCCAAGCAGTTTATATTGGGACACTTCACAACTTTATATAACTGGTGAAATATTTGCGCTTCAAACAGAGCCTGTTCCAGAACCATCTACATATTTGCTTTTGGGACTGGGAATCATTATTTTTCTATTGTTTAAAAAGACTTTGGCAAGTTCATAAAGAGCTTATCTATCTTCCTTACTAAAAAATGTTAGATTGGAATTTTTTTCTGATATTCACTAAACAAAGGTAAAGAGATTTTTTTAGGGGAATGATAAATATTTTCTCAATGACTATTTGAGCAAATAAATTTAAACAGATTAAAGTTTCAGAAAAATGAATAAGATGATATCGAATCTGAAGGTAATTTTGAGAAATTTATAAAAAGAGGACGAATAAATGGAAAAAATAATCGGATACTGCGGCATTGATTGCGCAAAATGCAAAGCATACATAGCAACAGTGGAAGACAATGACGAATTGAGAAAGGAATATGCAAAAGAGCAATCCGAAAGATTCGGTGTAGAGGTTGATTATAGGACAATCAATTGCGACGGATGTCTTTCAATGGGAGAGCATCTTGGATACTGCAGTATTTGTGAAATAAGAAAATGCGGCATTGAAAGAAAGGTTGAAAATTGCGCTTTCTGCGAGGAATACATCTGTGATAAGCTTGATAGAGTTTATACCTTTATGCGCGATGTAATCGGAAAGAGAATAGGTAACGAAGCTG
Encoded here:
- a CDS encoding DUF3795 domain-containing protein codes for the protein MIGYCGIDCAKCKAYIATVEDNDELRKEYAKEQSERFGVEVDYRTINCDGCLSMGEHLGYCSICEIRKCGIERKVENCAFCEEYICDKLDRVYTFMRDVIGKRIGNEAEAKVALDEIRKKIQKDSEP